A stretch of Saccharothrix texasensis DNA encodes these proteins:
- a CDS encoding MFS transporter has protein sequence MPNQSTRVPPEATGGRALPLAALLALTTAAFITVLTEALPAGVLIPMSAGLRVSESATGQLVTIYAIGTAVSAIPLSIATATWRRKRLLLFGVAGFAVANTVTAVSANFPLTLGARFVAGVAAGVVWALLAGYARRMAPPHLQGKAIAIVMAGIPAALSLGIPAGTFLGGLLGWRLAFWLMTAVAVLLLGWIAALVPDQPGQAERGSRPPLLRTLAVPGVAPVLFVTLVFVLAHTILYTYVATFLDEIGMGESIDVVLLVLGIASMLSIWIVGATIERKLRLLTIASTILVAVAAGGLAVVADSAVLVYVAVTLWGLGWGGVPTLLQTAVGVAGGEASDTAQAMLVTLWNAAMAGGGVVGGIMLTQLGPRAFPWSVLVLLAPVLVVTIAARAHGFPATKLSERV, from the coding sequence ATGCCAAACCAGAGCACTCGGGTTCCCCCGGAGGCGACCGGGGGGCGCGCGTTACCCCTCGCGGCGTTGTTGGCGCTGACCACCGCCGCGTTCATCACGGTGCTGACCGAGGCCCTCCCCGCGGGCGTGCTCATCCCGATGAGTGCCGGACTGCGCGTCAGCGAGTCGGCCACGGGCCAGTTGGTCACCATCTACGCCATCGGCACGGCGGTGTCCGCGATCCCGCTGTCGATCGCCACGGCCACGTGGCGGCGCAAACGCCTCCTGCTGTTCGGCGTGGCCGGCTTCGCGGTCGCCAACACGGTCACGGCCGTCTCGGCGAACTTCCCCCTCACCTTGGGCGCCCGGTTCGTGGCCGGCGTCGCGGCGGGCGTCGTGTGGGCCCTGCTGGCCGGTTACGCGCGGCGCATGGCACCCCCGCACCTGCAGGGAAAGGCCATCGCCATCGTCATGGCGGGCATTCCGGCCGCGCTGTCCCTCGGCATCCCGGCGGGCACCTTCCTCGGCGGGCTGCTCGGCTGGCGCCTGGCGTTCTGGCTGATGACCGCCGTGGCCGTGCTCCTGCTCGGCTGGATCGCCGCCCTCGTGCCCGACCAGCCCGGTCAGGCCGAACGGGGCAGTCGGCCACCGCTGCTGCGGACCTTGGCGGTCCCGGGTGTCGCACCGGTCCTGTTCGTCACGCTGGTGTTCGTGCTCGCGCACACGATCCTCTACACCTACGTCGCCACGTTCCTCGACGAGATCGGCATGGGCGAGTCCATCGACGTCGTGCTGCTCGTCCTCGGCATCGCCTCGATGCTCAGCATCTGGATCGTCGGCGCCACCATCGAGCGCAAGCTGCGACTGCTCACCATCGCCAGCACCATCCTGGTCGCCGTGGCAGCCGGAGGGCTCGCCGTGGTGGCGGACAGCGCCGTGCTGGTCTACGTCGCCGTGACGCTGTGGGGCCTCGGCTGGGGCGGTGTGCCGACCCTGCTCCAGACCGCCGTGGGCGTCGCGGGCGGCGAAGCCTCCGACACCGCGCAGGCGATGCTGGTGACCCTGTGGAACGCCGCCATGGCCGGCGGCGGCGTCGTGGGTGGCATCATGCTGACCCAACTCGGCCCCCGCGCGTTCCCGTGGAGCGTGCTGGTCCTCCTGGCGCCGGTGCTCGTGGTGACCATCGCGGCCCGGGCCCACGGCTTCCCCGCGACGAAGCTCAGCGAACGCGTATGA
- a CDS encoding GDSL-type esterase/lipase family protein gives MAELTWVAGFRTGVVSPFEPFQLAPSRAFADETLRQVLHLAGGGAAVRVTLTNQYGRRPLRLGGARIAVRTRGSGIDPATDRALVFPETVVPPGETTTSDPVDLAVTAGTDLVLSLYLPRDTGPVTYSHQPAQTAYVTSGDRCAEPRFEAAGELGSRYLVAGVDVLAPAGTPVSVAFGDSWFEGRGTTPNTNSRLPDLLTARLTRGWFVNQGIGTNRLLTDVIGDHALARFDRDVLAVPGARHVLLHLGLNDLGVPGRFGTGAPPSADDLVAGFTELARRGRAAGLTVVAATLGPYAGTTYPGYDTPRGQAIRREANAWLRTEFGPHADFDAVADPADPSRLRPEYDSGDHIHLNDTGTRALAESIDLTPFTR, from the coding sequence GTGGCTGAGCTGACCTGGGTCGCCGGGTTCCGCACCGGTGTGGTGAGCCCGTTCGAGCCGTTCCAGCTCGCACCGTCCCGGGCTTTCGCCGACGAGACGCTGCGCCAGGTGCTGCACCTGGCAGGCGGCGGCGCGGCGGTGCGGGTCACGCTGACCAACCAGTACGGCAGGCGTCCCCTGCGGCTCGGCGGCGCGCGGATCGCCGTGCGCACGCGGGGCAGCGGCATCGACCCGGCGACCGACCGGGCGCTGGTGTTCCCGGAGACCGTCGTGCCACCGGGCGAGACCACCACCAGCGACCCGGTCGACCTGGCCGTCACGGCGGGCACCGACCTGGTGCTCAGCCTGTACCTGCCCCGCGACACCGGCCCGGTCACCTACTCCCACCAACCCGCCCAGACCGCGTACGTGACCTCCGGCGACCGGTGCGCCGAACCGCGCTTCGAGGCCGCGGGAGAACTGGGGTCGCGCTACCTCGTCGCCGGCGTGGACGTCCTGGCCCCCGCGGGGACCCCGGTGTCGGTCGCTTTCGGCGACTCGTGGTTCGAGGGCCGCGGGACGACCCCGAACACCAACAGCCGCCTGCCCGACCTGCTCACCGCGCGCCTGACCCGCGGCTGGTTCGTCAACCAGGGCATCGGCACCAACCGCCTGCTCACGGACGTGATCGGGGACCACGCCCTGGCCCGCTTCGACCGCGACGTGCTGGCCGTGCCCGGCGCGCGGCACGTCCTCCTCCACCTCGGCCTCAACGACCTCGGCGTGCCGGGCCGGTTCGGGACCGGCGCACCGCCGTCCGCCGACGACCTGGTGGCCGGGTTCACCGAACTGGCCCGGCGGGGGCGTGCCGCCGGCCTGACCGTCGTCGCGGCGACCCTGGGCCCGTACGCCGGCACCACCTACCCGGGCTACGACACACCGCGGGGCCAGGCGATCCGACGTGAGGCGAACGCCTGGCTGCGCACGGAGTTCGGCCCGCACGCCGACTTCGACGCCGTGGCCGACCCCGCCGACCCGAGCCGCCTGCGCCCCGAGTACGACAGCGGCGACCACATCCACCTGAACGACACCGGCACCCGAGCGCTGGCCGAGTCGATCGATCTGACCCCGTTCACGCGGTGA
- a CDS encoding CaiB/BaiF CoA transferase family protein: MSLDGVRVLDLSTLLPGPMATLLLADAGADVVKVERPGRGDEMRSYQPKLGGASANYAILNRGKRAFAADLKDPADRDRVLALATSADVVVEQFRPGVVDRLGLGYEAVRSRNPGVVYCSITGYGQTGAHATRAGHDLNYLAGMGLLDVVVDATGAPPLPPTVIADLAGGTYPAVVNILLALRRRDATGVGAHLDISMSRNLQTMIYGYFATHQAGGGWPVPGADLLTGGSPRYRIYPTADGRHVAVASLEEKFWRLLAELIGLPAEYLDDAGQEAAVAEAVAERIAAHPAAHWRSVFDGEDVCATVVGTFPEAVAAGLVTPDGPDRLVGDGFDVGALPSPVDPVLRPAPAAIGYPALEPLPVGDVWLS, translated from the coding sequence ATGAGCCTCGACGGGGTGCGCGTGCTGGACCTGTCCACCCTGCTCCCCGGTCCGATGGCCACGCTGCTGCTCGCCGACGCGGGCGCGGACGTGGTCAAGGTCGAACGCCCGGGTCGCGGTGACGAGATGCGGTCCTACCAGCCGAAGCTGGGAGGGGCGAGCGCGAACTACGCGATCCTCAACCGCGGCAAGCGGGCCTTCGCGGCCGATCTGAAGGACCCGGCCGACCGCGACCGGGTGCTCGCCCTGGCCACCTCCGCCGACGTCGTGGTGGAGCAGTTCCGCCCCGGCGTGGTGGACCGGCTGGGCTTGGGCTACGAGGCGGTGCGCTCGCGCAACCCGGGTGTCGTCTACTGCTCCATCACCGGCTACGGCCAGACCGGGGCGCACGCCACGCGCGCCGGGCACGACCTCAACTACCTGGCGGGCATGGGGCTGCTGGATGTGGTGGTCGACGCCACGGGCGCGCCGCCGCTGCCGCCGACGGTGATCGCCGACCTCGCGGGCGGCACCTACCCGGCGGTGGTGAACATCCTGCTGGCCCTGCGGCGCAGGGACGCCACGGGCGTCGGCGCGCACCTCGACATCTCGATGTCCCGCAACCTGCAGACCATGATCTACGGCTACTTCGCCACCCACCAGGCGGGCGGTGGGTGGCCCGTGCCCGGCGCGGACCTGCTCACCGGCGGCAGCCCGCGCTACCGGATCTACCCGACCGCCGACGGCAGGCACGTGGCCGTGGCGTCGTTGGAGGAGAAGTTCTGGCGCCTGCTGGCGGAGCTGATCGGCCTGCCCGCCGAGTACCTGGACGACGCCGGGCAGGAGGCGGCGGTGGCCGAGGCCGTCGCCGAGCGGATCGCGGCCCACCCGGCGGCGCACTGGCGGTCGGTGTTCGACGGCGAGGACGTCTGCGCCACCGTCGTGGGCACCTTCCCCGAGGCGGTCGCGGCGGGCCTGGTCACCCCGGACGGCCCGGACCGCCTGGTCGGTGACGGGTTCGACGTCGGCGCGTTGCCCAGCCCGGTCGACCCCGTCCTGCGCCCCGCCCCGGCCGCGATCGGCTACCCGGCTCTGGAACCCCTGCCGGTGGGGGACGTGTGGCTGAGCTGA